The Leptodactylus fuscus isolate aLepFus1 chromosome 3, aLepFus1.hap2, whole genome shotgun sequence genome has a segment encoding these proteins:
- the LOC142197156 gene encoding uncharacterized protein LOC142197156, with product MNEPITMEEDQNLMASRILDLTLEIIYLITGEDYTVVKKSSGECVTPRVSGGWSRTPSPITKAKILDLTSRITELLSGEVPIRYQDVTVYFSMEEWEYLEGHKDRYKEVMMEDHQCCTSPDGSSERSSPERCPSPLYFEDWQEEEKNVLLDHEESDDEIDSSEIKTVIVSDENGIIDSHGHLHLSPYHEEDDNNTTETNLISRRVLHSGEISTDTAGHLDPFFTQSSIGNPRTEFKTEEIFEYENDFENTADVSFDERIHNEENPFSHSEDETCYSQTLDLVERRRKGQRGEKNISCPECDKCFSWKSDLMRHLRTHTGEKPYPCSECGKSFSRKLRLMEHMKSHMGQKPYSCEECGTSFSQRSGLGKHQRAHRGEKPFSCPECGKCFSLKSNLEEHLRTHTGEKPFSCTECKRRFSHKSTLVKHLRLHTGEKPYSCPECEQCFCHKSSLEKHLTVHTEEKPYLCTECDKCFFRRSAFCDHLRSHTDEKKPFSCPECEKSFNLKSSLTEHLRTHTGEKPFPCPDCEKCFSLKSNLVKHVRIHTGEKPFSCSECGKCFTKKSSLTEHQRSHTGEKSFSCPECGKCFVHGSSLSKHLRTHTGEKPFPCPECGKCFSLKSNLVKHLVIHTGKKPFSCSECEKSYRQKSDLIKHQRIHSEEKPYSCSECGKCFDKKSRFILHQRSHTGEKPFSCPECGKCFGINSSLVKHLKIHTGEKPYSCSECWKCFSEKSNLVKHLKIHTGEKPFSCSECGRCFSQKSNLMKHLKNHTGEKPFSCSECGKCFAYKSSFSQHLRIHTTEKPFPCTECGKHFSEKPYLASHLRSHM from the exons ATGAATGAACCAATAACAATGGAGGAAGACCAAAACCTAATGGCTTCGAGGATACTAGACCTGACCCTAGAGATAATCTACCTGATCACCGGAGAG gattacacagtagtgaagaagtcgtctggtgagtgtgtgacaccccgtgtgtcaggaggatggagcaggaccccGAGCCCCATCACCAAGGCAAAGATCCTAGATCTTACCAGcaggatcactgagctgctgagcggagag gttcctataaggtatcaggatgtcactgtctatttctccatggaagagtgggagtatttagaaggacacaaggatcggtacaaggaggtCATGATGGAGGATCACCAGTGCTGCACATCACCGG ATGGATCCAGTGAGAGAAGTTCtccagagagatgtcccagtcctctatATTTCGAGGACTGGCAGGAGGAAGAGAAAAATGTTCTACTGGATCACGAG GAAAGCGACGATGAAATAGACAGCTCAGAGATAAAGACCGTAATCGTATCAG ATGAAAATGGTATAATAGACTCCCATGGTCATCTCCATTTATCTCCGTATCATGAAGAAGACGATAACAATACCACAGAAACTAATCTGATCTCTCGTCGTGTCCTTCACAGTGGAGAAATATCCACTGATACCGCTGGTCACTTGGACCCTTTCTTTACTCAATCGTCCATTGGCAATCCAAGAACTGAATTCAAAACAGAGGAAATATTTGAGTACGAGAATGATTTTGAAAATACGGCTGATGTTTCTTTCGATGAGAGAATTCACAATGAGGAGAACCCATTTTCACATTCAGAAGATGAAACATGTTATAGTCAGACATTGGATTTAGTTGAACGTCGTCGGAAAGGTCAGAGAGGGGAGAAGAACATTTCGTGTCCAGAATGTGATAAATGTTTTAGTTGGAAGTCAGATCTTATGAGACATCTAAGAACTCATACCGGGGAGAAGCCGtatccatgttcagaatgtgggaaaagttttagcCGGAAGTTACGTCTTATGGAACATATGAAAAGTCACATGGGtcagaaaccatattcatgtgaAGAATGCGGAACCTCTTTTAGCCAGAGGTCAGGTCTTGGGAAACATCAGAGAGCCCAcagaggggagaagccattttcatgtcctgaatgtgggaaatgttttagtctAAAATCAAATCTTGAGGAACATCTACGTACTCACACCGGGGAGAAGCCGTTTTCATGTACAGAATGTAAGAGACGTTTTAGCCATAAATCAACTCTTGTGAAGCATCTAAGacttcacacgggagagaagccatattcatgtccagaatgcgaGCAATGTTTCTGTCATAAATCAAGTCTCGAGAAGCATCTAACAGTTCACACAGAAGAAAAGCCATATCTATGCACAGAATGTGATAAATGTTTTTTCCGTAGATCAGCTTTTTGTGACCATCTGAGAAGTCACACCGACGAGAAGAAACCATTTTCATGCCCTGAATGTGAGAAAAGTTTTAATCTGAAATCGAGTCTTACGGAACATCTAAGaactcacacgggagagaagccatttccATGTCCTGATTGTGAGAAATGTTTCAGTCTGAAATCAAATCTTGTGAAACAtgtaagaattcacacaggggagaagccgtttTCCTGttccgaatgtgggaaatgttttacgaaAAAATCGAGTCTTACAGAACATCAGAGAAGCCACACTGGAGAGAAGTCATTTtcctgtccagaatgtgggaaatgttttgtccACGGATCAAGTTTAAGTAAACATCTGAGAACTCACACGGGGGAGAAACCATTTCCATgccctgaatgtgggaaatgttttagtctAAAATCAAATCTCGTGAAACATTTAGTAATTCACACGGGGAAGAAGCcgttttcatgctcagaatgtgagaAAAGTTATAGACAGAAATCAGATCttattaaacatcagagaattcactcAGAGGAGAA gccttattcatgttccgaatgtgggaaatgttttgataAGAAATCAAGATTTATTCTTCATCAGAGaagccacacgggggagaagccattttcatgccccgaatgtgggaaatgttttggtaTTAACTCAAGTCTTGTGAAACATCTAAAAATTCACACcggtgagaagccatattcatgttcggaATGCTGGAAATGTTTCAGCGAAAAATCAAATCTTGTGAAACAtctaaaaattcacacaggagagaagccgttttCATGTTCGGAATGCGGGAGATGTTTTAGCCAAAAATCGAACCTTATGAAACATCTAAAaaatcacacaggggagaagccattttcatgttcggaatgtgggaaatgttttgcctaTAAGTCAAGTTTTAGTCAACACCTGAGAATTCACACTACGGAGAAGCCATTTCCATGCACGGAATGTGGGAAGCATTTTAGTGAAAAACCTTATCTAGCAAGTCATCTACGAAGTCACATGTGA